One stretch of Zootoca vivipara chromosome 8, rZooViv1.1, whole genome shotgun sequence DNA includes these proteins:
- the LOC118079315 gene encoding general transcription factor 3C polypeptide 5-like yields MAGENSAEGGAGCCSPPAVGADAATSELNRDKRLVCVEYPGVVQDVGKTLLTLGGEEGVSRIYTDPSRRLELYFRPKDPYCHPVCANRFPTSSMLLKVKKKTRRKRTEAGDFEEDVRFEVEVLGIVTTVYKFQGMSDFQYLAVHSGPGGKQTSMYDKVLMLKPEKEEFFLSDLPLYIPPPIFSRLDTPVDYYYRPETQHREGYQNPTLSSENLIGLSRARRPHNAIFINFEDEEIPTKALDAAEQTWRKVCSNAVDHKAEEELRKLFEVRPVWSRNAVKANISIHPDKLKFLLPYLAYYMLTGPWRSLWVRFGYDPREHPEAKFYQVLDFRIRCGMKYGYAPNDMPVKAKRSTYNYSLPITVKKPASHVVGIQDLKQGLSTSGVSSPRKPAFSKYKLKDSIYIFREGSLPPYRQMFYQLCDLNVECLQKIIRRNDGMEMVCTERDGWCLPKTSDDLRDSMSLMIKQIIRSKRPALFTSTSNTEEGKEQLAFESGEEEEEEEEEEEFKEPSDGSENEMETEILDYV; encoded by the coding sequence atggccgggGAAAACAGCGCCGAGGGAGGCGCAGGGTGCTGCTCTCCTCCTGCCGTCGGGGCGGACGCGGCGACTTCAGAGCTGAACCGCGACAAGAGGCTGGTGTGCGTGGAGTACCCAGGCGTTGTGCAAGACGTGGGCAAGACGCTGCTGACGCTGGGCGGAGAGGAAGGGGTCTCCAGGATCTACACGGACCCCAGCCGAAGACTCGAGCTCTACTTCCGCCCCAAGGACCCCTACTGCCACCCTGTGTGTGCCAACCGCTTCCCCACCTCTTCCATGTTGctgaaagttaaaaagaaaaccaggaggaaaCGGACAGAAGCAGGGGATTTCGAGGAAGATGTCCGTTTCGAAGTAGAAGTCCTTGGCATTGTTACCACAGTTTATAAGTTTCAAGGGATGTCTGATTTCCAGTACCTGGCAGTGCACTCTGGACCAGGTGGCAAGCAGACCTCCATGTATGACAAAGTCCTGATGCTCAAGCCAGAGAAAGAGGAGTTCTTCCTGAGCGACCTTCCGCTTTATATCCCTCCACCCATTTTCTCACGCTTGGACACGCCTGTGGACTATTACTATCGACCAGAAACGCAACATAGGGAAGGATATCAGAACCCCACGTTGTCCAGCGAAAACCTGATAGGTCTCAGCCGGGCCCGTCGGCCCCACAACGCCATCTTTATCAACTTTGAGGATGAGGAGATCCCCACGAAGGCTTTGGACGCTGCAGAGCAGACCTGGAGGAAGGTTTGCAGCAATGCAGTGGATCACAAAGCAGAAGAGGAACTGAGGAAGCTGTTTGAGGTCCGTCCAGTCTGGTCTCGTAATGCTGTGAAAGCCAATATAAGCATCCACCCTGACAAGCTCAAGTTCCTTCTGCCTTACTTAGCTTACTACATGCTAACTGGACCCTGGAGGAGCCTGTGGGTCCGCTTTGGTTATGATCCCAGGGAACACCCAGAAGCGAAGTTCTACCAGGTCCTGGATTTCAGAATTCGCTGCGGAATGAAATATGGATATGCCCCTAATGACATGCCGGTGAAAGCTAAGCGCAGCACCTACAACTACAGCCTGCCCATCACCGTGAAAAAACCAGCAAGCCATGTAGTTGGCATCCAGGACCTTAAGCAAGGACTGAGCACCTCTGGGGTGTCCAGTCCACGGAAACCTGCTTTCAGCAAGTACAAACTTAAAGATTCGATATACATCTTCCGGGAAGGTTCCCTGCCTCCTTATCGACAGATGTTCTATCAGCTTTGTGATCTGAATGTGGAATGCTTGCAGAAGATCATTCGCCGGAACGATGGCATGGAGATGGTGTGTACAGAGAGGGACGGCTGGTGTCTTCCCAAGACCAGCGATGACTTGCGGGATTCCATGTCTCTGATGATAAAGCAGATCATCCGCTCCAAAAGGCCTGCTCTGTTCACAAGCACTTCGAACACGGAAGAGGGCAAAGAGCAGCTGGCGTTCGAGTccggagaagaagaggaggaggaggaagaagaggaggagttcaAAGAACCATCTGATGGGAGTGAGAATGAAATGGAGACAGAGATTTTGGACTATGTGTGA